The sequence GTTTGTTCCGCAAACGCCACAGTTGATCTGCTCCTGCACCCCATTCACAGTCTGCAGCGCTTCGATGACATTATTTGTGGGATTAGCTTGCAGAAATTTTGGAGTAAGCACCTCTACCTTTACCGGTGACTCGGAGACAAACGTTTCTTTCATAGTGCCTGTTACAACAACTTCCTGGAGATTATTCGTTAGCTCCTGCAATTCCAGGCGCACCTGAACCACCTCTCCGGAACGTATCGTCACATCTTTTTTTAACGGACCATAGCCAACGGCAGAAACAAATAAGGTATATGTACCTGCCGGAACGGATGTGATCTCAAAATGCCCGTTCACATCTGCCGCGTTGCCAAGCGACGTTCCCTCCAGTCCAACGTTTGCATAAGCAACGGCTGTTCCTTCGGACAAAATAACTCCCTTGATTACTCCATCTGAAGCGTTACCAGCTAGGGTAATCATGGTTCTGCAAGCAAGGAAAAGTATTAAAACGAAGTTTCTCATATCATATTTATCTGCAAAGCTGATGATTCGTTTAATGGTGGTGCTCCCTTGATCAGGGTATTTGCGCTTCGCTGTTTCAGGGTATATCTCATCAACATATAAGGCAAAGGTAAATATATTTTTAGGTTTATCTAAATTTATTTTATCTTTGCCCTAAACATCTACGTGTATGGAAACCCTTGCGGAAGAGAACTACCTTAAAGCCATCCAACGCTTGGAAGAGGATGGCAAGAAGGGTGCTTCGACTAACGATATCGCACGTCGCCTGAACACAAAGGCTTCATCGGTAACGGACATGATGAAACGACTGGCAGATAAAAAGCTTGTTGTTTATGAAAAGTACAAGGGCGCCAGACTAACCGCATCCGGATTAAAGGTGGCCCTTCGCATCACACGTAAACATAGGTTATGGGAAGTGTTCCTGGTTGATAAATTGGGCTTCAAATGGCATGAGGTGCATGAGATTGCAGAACAACTGGAGCATATCCAATCACCGGAACTTACCAACAGGCTCGACAAATTCTTGGGCTTCCCACGTTTTGATCCACACGGCGACCCGATTCCGGATGCAGATGGAAACATTAAGACCCGACCTGCCATGATATTGTTGTCTGAATGTGAAAAAGGAAAATCCGGTACCATTGTGGGTGTTCAGGACTCTTCTGATGTTTTCCTCAAACATCTTGAAAAAATGGGGTTGGTGCTTGGTACAAAAGTGGAGATACTCAATAAACATGAGTATGATGATTCGATGGAGATCAGGATCAATGGAAAAACACAACTAACCCTTACCCATCGTGTTGCCAAGAATCTTTGTGTGGTAGAGATCAAGGAATGATGACAGAACAAATCCGCAATTACTTTGAACACTTGCATCCGGTGATGGGTGCTTTGGTAGCCACCACCTTCACCTGGCTGGTAACGGCAATGGGGGCGTCGCTTGTGTTCATGTTCAAAAGCATGAAGCGCAAGTTGTTCGACACCATGCTGGGATTTACCGGAGGTGTGATGATCGCTGCAAGTTTCTGGTCACTGTTGAATCCGGCAATCGAAATGTCGGAGAACCGCGGTGTCCCGGAATGGTTTCCCGCCGCCGTCGGCTTTTTAGCAGGCGCTCTGTTTCTTTTTGTATTGGATAGAACGATGCCGCATCTTCACATCAATTTCAAGGAGGGGCAGGCGG comes from Flavobacteriales bacterium and encodes:
- a CDS encoding metal-dependent transcriptional regulator, which gives rise to METLAEENYLKAIQRLEEDGKKGASTNDIARRLNTKASSVTDMMKRLADKKLVVYEKYKGARLTASGLKVALRITRKHRLWEVFLVDKLGFKWHEVHEIAEQLEHIQSPELTNRLDKFLGFPRFDPHGDPIPDADGNIKTRPAMILLSECEKGKSGTIVGVQDSSDVFLKHLEKMGLVLGTKVEILNKHEYDDSMEIRINGKTQLTLTHRVAKNLCVVEIKE